The Centroberyx gerrardi isolate f3 chromosome 24, fCenGer3.hap1.cur.20231027, whole genome shotgun sequence genome includes a region encoding these proteins:
- the cdpf1 gene encoding cysteine-rich DPF motif domain-containing protein 1 has translation MEQTTSDPPEKTFTCQLCGLSTPFTYHGQKPPNTRAIVLLEECFVTKDPFSPDKEKFLVLGSNCSLCSSSVCVGSDCSLFYTKRFCMQCVNKHLDQFPPQIQAELAKKKQGSKAAVS, from the exons ATGGAGCAAACTACCAGTGACCCCCCTGAAAAGACATTTACCTGCCAGTTGTGTGGCTTATCTACCCCCTTCACTTACCACGGCCAGAAACCACCAAACACCAGAGCCATTGT GTTGCTTGAGGAGTGTTTTGTGACCAAGGACCCCTTCAGTCCAGACAAGGAGAAGTTTCTTGTGTTGGGGTCTAACTGCAGTCTGTGCAGCAGCTCTGTTTGTGTTGGATCG GACTGCAGTCTTTTCTACACTAAGAGGTTCTGCATGCAGTGCGTGAACAAGCACTTGGACCAGTTCCCTCCTCAGATTCAGGCTGAGCTGGCCAAGAAGAAGCAGGGCTCCAAGGCTGCCGTCTCATGA